A region of Oscillospiraceae bacterium DNA encodes the following proteins:
- a CDS encoding sugar ABC transporter permease — MVDLNYLKMTGFQKFRYRLGRFFKNLPKNTGAFLKRIPHKLGRGLRKFAGIFTEVFAVFKRGDWKTRTSFFAMGFGQIARGQILRGILYLAFELIFIAYMIFFGWKYLVKLGSLGDVALSSKVDPETGLTFNTYIDNSMLILLYGLLTVFFIIAFIYVWRQNCIQNGETQKLSELGFRLDSARDDIRAMADKQYHKTLLATPLLGILIFTVIPVVFMVLVAFTNYDSMHQPPAKLFDWVGTQNFATMFGVNSVATGTKFGFTFGSVLIWTLIWAFFATFSNYFLGMLVALMINKKGIKGKRIFRTILVMTIAVPQFISLLLVSKMFAEDGIVNGLLLSWGVISEKISWLTTGGLARVMVILINIWVGIPYLMLIATGILMNIPEDLYESAKIDGASPFRTYMKITLPYMLFVTTPYLITSFIANINNFNVIYLLTAGAPYTLNYESPAGYTDLLITWLYKLTMTQTSNYKMASVIGIMVFVVVAVFSLIVYNRSRSVKDEEDFQ, encoded by the coding sequence ATGGTAGATCTGAATTATCTGAAAATGACGGGTTTTCAGAAGTTCCGGTATCGCCTCGGGAGGTTTTTTAAAAACCTGCCGAAGAATACCGGCGCGTTTTTAAAACGCATTCCGCACAAACTCGGCAGGGGCCTGCGAAAATTCGCGGGGATCTTCACCGAGGTGTTCGCGGTGTTCAAAAGAGGCGACTGGAAGACCAGAACCTCGTTTTTCGCGATGGGGTTCGGCCAGATCGCACGCGGCCAGATCCTGCGCGGAATTCTTTATCTGGCGTTTGAATTGATTTTCATCGCCTATATGATCTTTTTCGGCTGGAAATATCTCGTCAAGCTCGGTTCTCTGGGGGATGTCGCCCTATCCTCGAAAGTGGACCCCGAGACGGGCCTGACGTTTAATACCTATATCGACAACAGCATGCTGATTTTGCTCTACGGCCTGCTGACGGTGTTTTTCATCATCGCGTTCATCTATGTCTGGCGTCAGAACTGCATTCAGAACGGGGAGACGCAGAAATTGTCCGAACTCGGGTTTCGCCTGGACTCCGCGCGCGACGACATCCGCGCGATGGCCGACAAACAATACCACAAAACGCTGCTCGCGACGCCTCTGCTCGGCATCCTGATTTTCACGGTCATCCCGGTCGTGTTCATGGTTCTGGTGGCGTTCACAAACTACGACTCGATGCACCAGCCGCCGGCGAAACTGTTCGACTGGGTCGGCACGCAGAACTTCGCGACGATGTTCGGCGTCAACTCGGTCGCGACCGGCACAAAATTCGGCTTCACCTTCGGCTCGGTGCTGATCTGGACCCTGATCTGGGCGTTTTTCGCGACGTTTTCGAACTATTTTCTCGGCATGCTCGTCGCCCTGATGATCAATAAGAAGGGCATCAAAGGCAAACGCATATTCCGTACGATTCTTGTCATGACCATCGCGGTGCCGCAGTTTATTTCGCTGCTGCTGGTCTCCAAGATGTTTGCCGAGGACGGCATCGTCAACGGCCTGTTGCTCTCGTGGGGCGTGATCTCCGAAAAGATCTCATGGCTGACGACCGGCGGGCTTGCCCGCGTGATGGTGATTCTGATCAACATCTGGGTCGGCATCCCCTATCTGATGCTGATCGCGACCGGCATACTGATGAACATCCCCGAAGACCTGTATGAGTCGGCCAAGATCGACGGCGCGAGTCCTTTCAGGACTTATATGAAGATCACGCTGCCGTATATGCTGTTCGTGACGACGCCGTATCTCATCACTTCATTCATCGCCAACATCAACAACTTCAACGTCATCTATCTGCTGACCGCGGGCGCGCCGTATACGCTGAATTACGAATCGCCCGCAGGGTATACCGATCTGCTGATCACATGGCTGTATAAGCTCACGATGACCCAGACCAGCAACTACAAAATGGCTTCGGTCATCGGCATCATGGTCTTCGTGGTCGTCGCCGTGTTTTCGCTGATCGTCTATAACCGGTCGCGGTCGGTCAAAGACGAGGAGGACTTCCAATGA
- a CDS encoding formate--tetrahydrofolate ligase, with amino-acid sequence MLSDIEIAQAAKPLPIAKIAEQLGILSDELECYGNYKAKITQSAFSRTADRPDGKLILVTAINPTPAGEGKTTTTVALGQAMKHIGKNAVIALREPSLGPVFGIKGGAAGGGYSQVIPMEDINLHFTGDIHAVTAANNLLCALIDNHINHGNALRLDSRRISFRRCMDMNDRALREIIVGIGGKANGFMRSDGFNITAASEVMAVLCLCADIDDLKKRLGDILVGYDLDSNAVFCRQLNAQGAMAALLKDAVNPNLVQTLEGTPCLMHGGPFANIAHGCNSARATKLGLKLADYCITEAGFGADLGAQKFFDIKCRAAGLTPSAAVLVATVRALKHNAGIAKAELCIENVEATEQGGVNLAAHIANLKKYGLPVVVAVNRFPTDTPAEIAAVVRIAEQNGADCAVSDGFFEGGKGAALLAEKVAAAADRGGDFKPLCADEMTVTEKIGRIAREIYGADEVTYEDSAFRRLEEIRALGFGASPVCVAKTQYSLSDDPKKLGRPKNFKLTVRDLRLCAGAGFVVALTGDIMTMPGLPKTPAANAIDIDGNGLISGLF; translated from the coding sequence ATGCTCTCCGACATCGAAATCGCCCAGGCGGCCAAACCGCTGCCGATTGCAAAAATCGCCGAGCAGCTCGGTATCCTCTCCGATGAGCTTGAGTGTTACGGAAATTATAAAGCGAAAATCACACAATCGGCTTTTTCGCGAACGGCGGACCGTCCCGACGGTAAATTGATTCTGGTCACCGCGATCAACCCCACGCCGGCGGGAGAGGGCAAGACCACGACCACCGTCGCGCTTGGACAGGCGATGAAACACATCGGAAAGAACGCCGTCATTGCGCTGCGTGAACCGTCACTCGGGCCGGTATTCGGCATCAAGGGCGGTGCCGCCGGCGGCGGGTATTCACAGGTGATTCCGATGGAGGACATCAACCTCCATTTTACAGGCGATATCCACGCGGTCACGGCGGCGAACAACCTGCTGTGCGCGCTGATCGACAACCACATCAACCACGGGAACGCTTTGCGGCTTGATTCAAGGCGTATTTCCTTCCGCCGCTGCATGGACATGAACGACCGCGCGCTGCGCGAGATCATCGTCGGCATCGGCGGCAAAGCCAACGGCTTTATGCGCTCCGACGGCTTCAACATCACCGCCGCCTCCGAAGTGATGGCGGTGCTCTGTCTCTGCGCCGATATCGACGATCTCAAAAAACGGCTCGGGGATATTTTGGTCGGCTACGACCTCGACTCAAACGCCGTGTTCTGCCGCCAGCTGAACGCGCAGGGCGCAATGGCCGCGCTGCTCAAAGACGCGGTCAACCCGAATCTCGTCCAGACCCTCGAGGGCACGCCCTGCCTGATGCACGGCGGCCCGTTCGCCAACATCGCCCACGGCTGCAACTCGGCGCGCGCCACCAAACTCGGGCTCAAACTGGCCGACTACTGCATCACCGAGGCCGGCTTCGGAGCCGATCTGGGCGCTCAGAAATTCTTTGACATCAAATGCCGCGCCGCCGGTCTGACGCCGTCCGCGGCCGTTCTGGTCGCCACGGTGCGCGCGCTCAAGCATAACGCGGGCATTGCCAAAGCCGAACTCTGCATCGAAAACGTTGAAGCGACGGAACAAGGCGGCGTAAACCTTGCGGCACACATCGCGAATCTCAAAAAATACGGCCTCCCGGTCGTGGTCGCGGTCAATCGCTTCCCGACCGACACGCCTGCCGAGATCGCCGCCGTTGTCCGGATCGCGGAACAAAACGGAGCCGACTGCGCGGTCAGCGACGGTTTTTTCGAGGGCGGAAAAGGCGCTGCGCTGCTTGCCGAAAAGGTTGCTGCGGCTGCCGATCGGGGCGGAGACTTCAAACCGCTCTGCGCCGACGAGATGACGGTCACCGAAAAGATCGGGCGCATTGCCCGGGAAATTTACGGCGCGGACGAAGTGACCTACGAGGATTCGGCGTTCAGGCGGCTCGAAGAAATCCGTGCTCTCGGCTTCGGCGCCTCACCCGTCTGCGTCGCCAAAACCCAATACTCTCTGAGCGACGACCCCAAGAAACTCGGCAGGCCGAAAAACTTCAAACTGACCGTCCGCGACCTTCGCCTCTGCGCCGGCGCGGGCTTTGTCGTCGCGCTCACCGGCGATATCATGACGATGCCGGGATTGCCCAAAACGCCCGCGGCAAACGCCATTGACATCGATGGGAACGGCCTCATCAGCGGATTATTTTAA
- a CDS encoding zinc ribbon domain-containing protein, with product MAYIDDFSALKLKIEQYDWAEKLYDKMKAGVDAFIATYFDDVNRRCGWGHNYVCEKCGTGLKFDKDVPMGQPCPACGHINMGWRANDAWNGTYRNSVNGNAKKAAILYKLTGDSKYLEYVRTVLNFYLENYQKLRVWVVHPMYLGRISGQHLTDDGDVISLLTAMMILSDSLDEGFVTELGEKFFIPQGRFLKPFCYYINNIPVWDLCAIAAVGIFYKQPDLIEYAFESEFGLINQVALGITKDYFWYEGSVHYHFYCIAPMTELIYFAKASGYKADCIDKLAGIIEKMYVMPAQMAFSNCMLPNPNDGWPFISLACFGGQYDTAAASFNHPMIKWAATMMYDNRSPLLDHNGAANPARGGDLSRLLFGIDPADYDKYPREKPETRLWEDTNFAMLRDRELEVFFKYGLIIASHSHFDIMNIEISAFGESVSYDLSTNGYGSFLFNWQQGTLSHCTVATDMVNIPKKGKGKLLEYDKEKARIKALSEDAFPGVDYIRDLKLENNTLHDSFTCADKTGNTHTYDYLFHCIGEPEFDFEAKEVPPFTEKLYDTLQEVKCYESDGDIKFAYRLPDKRVDITLKGEKGTKFYVFRGYAQTGNHFRYGIMARRSAVETTFAVDYKFTKI from the coding sequence ATGGCATACATCGACGATTTCTCGGCGCTGAAACTGAAAATTGAGCAATACGACTGGGCGGAAAAGCTCTATGATAAAATGAAGGCCGGTGTTGACGCGTTCATCGCGACCTATTTCGACGACGTAAACCGCCGCTGCGGCTGGGGACATAATTACGTCTGCGAAAAGTGCGGAACCGGTTTGAAATTCGATAAGGACGTCCCGATGGGACAGCCCTGCCCCGCCTGCGGGCACATCAATATGGGCTGGCGCGCAAACGACGCCTGGAACGGCACTTACCGCAACAGCGTCAACGGGAACGCCAAAAAGGCCGCGATTTTATACAAACTGACCGGCGATTCCAAATATCTCGAATACGTCAGGACCGTTTTGAATTTTTATCTCGAGAATTATCAAAAATTGCGGGTCTGGGTCGTGCATCCGATGTATCTCGGGCGCATCTCGGGGCAGCACCTCACCGACGACGGCGACGTGATCTCCCTTCTGACCGCGATGATGATTCTTTCAGATTCGCTCGACGAGGGCTTTGTGACCGAACTCGGCGAAAAATTCTTCATTCCGCAGGGGCGTTTTCTCAAACCGTTTTGTTATTACATCAACAACATTCCCGTCTGGGATCTCTGCGCCATCGCGGCCGTCGGCATTTTTTACAAGCAGCCCGATCTGATCGAATACGCCTTTGAGAGCGAATTCGGACTCATCAACCAGGTCGCTTTGGGCATTACGAAGGACTATTTCTGGTACGAAGGCTCGGTGCATTATCATTTTTACTGCATCGCCCCGATGACCGAACTGATCTATTTCGCAAAAGCGTCGGGCTACAAAGCCGACTGCATCGACAAGCTCGCCGGCATCATTGAAAAGATGTACGTCATGCCCGCGCAGATGGCTTTTTCAAACTGCATGCTCCCAAACCCCAACGACGGCTGGCCGTTCATCTCGCTGGCCTGCTTCGGCGGGCAGTATGACACCGCAGCGGCCAGTTTCAATCATCCGATGATCAAATGGGCCGCGACGATGATGTATGACAACCGTTCCCCGCTGCTCGACCACAACGGCGCCGCGAATCCGGCGCGCGGCGGTGATCTTTCGCGGCTCTTATTCGGAATCGACCCGGCGGACTACGACAAATACCCCCGCGAAAAACCCGAGACCCGGCTCTGGGAAGATACGAACTTCGCGATGCTGCGGGATCGGGAACTGGAGGTCTTCTTTAAATACGGCCTGATCATCGCCTCGCACTCGCATTTTGACATCATGAACATCGAGATCTCGGCGTTCGGCGAATCGGTCAGCTATGACCTCTCGACCAACGGCTACGGTTCCTTCCTGTTTAACTGGCAGCAGGGGACGCTTTCCCACTGCACCGTCGCGACCGATATGGTCAATATCCCGAAAAAGGGCAAAGGCAAACTGCTCGAATACGACAAGGAAAAAGCGCGCATCAAAGCACTCAGCGAAGACGCTTTCCCGGGCGTCGATTATATCCGCGATTTAAAACTCGAGAACAATACGCTGCACGACAGCTTCACCTGCGCCGACAAAACCGGCAATACGCATACCTATGATTATCTCTTCCACTGCATCGGCGAACCGGAATTCGATTTTGAAGCCAAGGAAGTGCCGCCGTTCACCGAGAAGCTCTATGATACACTTCAGGAAGTCAAATGTTATGAGAGCGACGGCGATATCAAATTTGCCTATCGGCTGCCCGACAAACGGGTCGACATCACGCTCAAAGGCGAAAAAGGCACCAAGTTTTATGTGTTCAGGGGATATGCCCAGACCGGAAATCACTTCCGTTACGGGATCATGGCCCGCCGCAGCGCGGTTGAGACCACTTTCGCGGTCGATTACAAATTTACGAAGATTTGA
- a CDS encoding four helix bundle protein, producing the protein MRNDMLSEQSISFAVIIINLIKRLKENHETIISTQLGRIGTSIGANIREAQYAHSKSDFIAKLQIALKEANETGYWLELLHKTGYIDEPEFKQLDSTCATIRVMLISSINTAKENNNE; encoded by the coding sequence GTGCGTAATGATATGCTCTCCGAGCAATCGATATCTTTTGCCGTTATCATCATCAACCTGATCAAACGGTTGAAAGAAAACCATGAAACCATAATCTCAACTCAACTCGGCAGAATCGGTACATCAATCGGAGCGAATATCCGGGAAGCACAGTATGCTCACAGCAAATCCGATTTTATCGCAAAATTGCAAATCGCACTGAAAGAAGCAAACGAGACCGGATACTGGCTCGAATTATTACATAAAACCGGGTATATCGATGAACCGGAGTTTAAACAGTTGGATTCAACGTGTGCAACTATCAGGGTTATGCTCATCTCCTCCATCAATACCGCAAAAGAGAATAACAATGAATAG
- a CDS encoding uroporphyrinogen decarboxylase family protein, with the protein MTRRENFYRAIQFKGPEWVPLNTGYCGEPYKSMGDCMCVNYKAVEPNEWLYRFSKLEGDKTIGQVLDHPLKSLQAIRDFKAPPLAIELRFEGLKERVDELKKQDLFVFGAMASYFFERMHYLVGMENLFDYLYNEREAILSLGDKIVDFQCEMIKAYAECGVDAVWGGDDWGLQDRLMVSPEVWREVFKPWYAKMFQTAKAHGLVTYMHSCGKNNAIINDLIECGIDVIELHQPTVYDVDWLSKNAGGRICFSTTADLQRTLPTGDKEKILKEVLALKEKLGCFNGGLLYEIYPDMQALDITPETTDYFVDCCIKNGAY; encoded by the coding sequence ATGACGAGACGGGAAAATTTCTACCGGGCAATCCAATTCAAAGGTCCCGAGTGGGTGCCGCTGAACACGGGGTACTGCGGCGAGCCGTATAAGAGCATGGGCGACTGCATGTGCGTCAATTACAAAGCCGTTGAGCCCAACGAATGGCTTTATCGGTTCAGCAAGCTTGAGGGCGACAAGACCATCGGGCAGGTCCTGGACCACCCGTTAAAGTCCCTTCAGGCCATCCGTGATTTTAAAGCCCCGCCGCTTGCGATTGAGTTGCGGTTTGAAGGCCTCAAAGAGCGCGTCGATGAGCTGAAGAAACAGGATCTGTTTGTCTTCGGCGCAATGGCGAGTTATTTTTTCGAGCGGATGCATTATCTGGTCGGCATGGAGAATCTTTTTGACTATCTTTATAACGAGCGTGAGGCGATTCTGTCTCTCGGCGACAAGATCGTGGATTTCCAGTGCGAAATGATCAAAGCATACGCCGAATGCGGCGTTGACGCCGTCTGGGGCGGCGACGACTGGGGTCTGCAGGATCGTCTGATGGTCTCGCCGGAAGTGTGGCGCGAGGTCTTTAAGCCCTGGTACGCAAAGATGTTTCAAACGGCCAAAGCCCACGGGCTGGTTACTTATATGCATTCCTGCGGCAAGAACAACGCGATCATCAACGATCTGATCGAATGCGGCATTGACGTCATCGAGCTGCACCAGCCGACGGTGTACGACGTCGACTGGCTTTCAAAGAACGCGGGCGGGAGGATTTGCTTTTCCACGACCGCGGATTTGCAGCGCACGCTTCCGACCGGTGACAAAGAAAAAATATTAAAAGAAGTCCTTGCGCTGAAAGAAAAGCTGGGCTGTTTCAACGGCGGTTTGCTGTATGAGATCTATCCCGATATGCAGGCGCTGGATATCACGCCCGAAACCACGGATTATTTCGTTGACTGCTGCATCAAGAACGGGGCATATTGA
- a CDS encoding sugar ABC transporter permease, producing MSRNNRLRSKKRAESAANTFIYILLILISAIWLIPFIYLIFQAFRGESTGMVNYIFPRQWSLKNFVSLFTKTEFLQWFANTLIIALVVSVFQTIIVLMVSYTLSRMRFRGRRFLMNLILVLGMFPGFMSMIAVYFVLKLIGLTQNIVGLMLIYVGSSGMGYYIAKGYFDTIPRALDEAARIDGANRRTVFYQIILPMAKPIVIYTTLMAFMAPWGDYMFASLIAFGNTKSYNVAVGLYTFLDKEHIVNYFTRFCAGGVIIAIPITILFMLLQKYYVAGVTGGAVKG from the coding sequence ATGAGCAGGAATAATCGACTGCGCAGCAAAAAGCGCGCCGAGTCCGCGGCAAATACCTTTATCTACATTCTCCTGATCCTCATCAGCGCGATCTGGTTGATCCCGTTCATCTATCTGATCTTCCAGGCGTTTCGCGGCGAGTCGACGGGCATGGTCAACTATATTTTTCCGCGCCAGTGGTCGCTGAAAAATTTCGTCAGTTTATTCACCAAGACGGAGTTTCTGCAGTGGTTCGCCAACACGCTGATCATCGCGCTGGTCGTCTCGGTGTTTCAGACCATCATCGTGCTGATGGTCAGTTATACGCTGTCCCGGATGCGGTTTCGCGGAAGGCGGTTTTTGATGAATCTCATCCTGGTGCTCGGGATGTTTCCGGGCTTCATGTCGATGATCGCGGTCTATTTCGTGCTCAAGCTGATCGGGCTGACGCAGAACATCGTGGGGCTGATGCTCATTTATGTCGGAAGTTCCGGCATGGGCTATTACATCGCGAAGGGCTATTTTGACACCATCCCGCGCGCGCTCGACGAGGCCGCCCGCATCGACGGGGCAAACCGCCGGACGGTGTTTTATCAGATCATCCTGCCGATGGCGAAGCCGATCGTGATCTATACGACCCTGATGGCGTTCATGGCGCCCTGGGGCGATTACATGTTCGCCTCTCTGATCGCGTTCGGCAACACCAAGAGCTACAACGTCGCGGTGGGCCTGTATACCTTCCTCGACAAGGAGCATATCGTCAACTATTTCACGCGATTTTGCGCCGGAGGGGTCATCATCGCGATTCCGATCACCATCCTGTTCATGCTGCTGCAGAAATATTACGTGGCGGGCGTGACGGGCGGCGCGGTCAAGGGGTAA
- a CDS encoding extracellular solute-binding protein, translating to MRKLAVVLLALAMVLSCGVLSACNKTPAQKEDILVWAADEVVAFTQTKCDEFLAANPDLAKKFTITVSAMSEGEAATQMITDVEAGADVFAFAQDQLGRLVQAGALSELGGTFLTDAKANNDAGSVAAATMGDKMYAYPLTSDNGYFLFYDKSVVTDPSTLDGILTQCETAGKKFYMENQSGWYLVSFFFGAGCHYTTTADNQGNIVAVDCDFNSAGGLGAFKALIAMAQSKGFQRSDKFSDQFNPDGGQAGAAISGTWDAATIKGFLGDKYGVAKLPTMTVNGQQVQMGAWGGFKLMGVNPTQSEEALTASHKLAAYLTGGDVQLARYGVKGWGPSNKTAQQDPTVQADQALAALQAQLAYSPAQPQCSAKYWDKMAAFGTEVNAGTYKASTDAQLQTVLDELVAYLKADVVTQ from the coding sequence ATGAGAAAACTTGCGGTAGTACTGCTGGCGCTTGCCATGGTGCTCTCCTGCGGAGTTCTGTCGGCGTGCAACAAGACGCCGGCGCAGAAGGAAGACATCCTCGTATGGGCTGCCGATGAAGTGGTCGCTTTCACACAGACGAAATGCGACGAATTCCTGGCGGCAAATCCCGATCTCGCCAAGAAGTTCACCATCACGGTCTCCGCAATGAGCGAAGGTGAAGCGGCGACACAAATGATCACCGACGTTGAAGCCGGCGCTGATGTTTTTGCCTTCGCGCAGGATCAGCTCGGCCGTCTGGTACAGGCCGGCGCGCTCAGCGAACTCGGCGGCACTTTCCTGACGGACGCAAAGGCCAACAATGACGCCGGTTCGGTCGCGGCCGCGACGATGGGCGACAAGATGTATGCCTATCCGCTGACCAGCGACAACGGCTATTTCCTGTTCTATGACAAGAGTGTCGTCACAGACCCCTCCACACTGGACGGAATTCTCACCCAGTGCGAAACAGCCGGAAAGAAATTCTACATGGAAAACCAGAGCGGCTGGTATCTGGTCTCCTTCTTCTTCGGCGCGGGCTGCCACTACACCACGACTGCCGATAACCAGGGCAATATCGTGGCCGTCGACTGTGACTTCAACTCCGCCGGCGGACTCGGCGCTTTCAAAGCGCTGATCGCGATGGCGCAGAGCAAAGGCTTCCAGCGCAGCGACAAATTCTCGGATCAGTTCAACCCCGACGGCGGTCAGGCCGGCGCCGCGATCTCCGGAACCTGGGATGCCGCGACCATCAAGGGCTTCCTTGGCGACAAATACGGCGTAGCCAAACTGCCGACGATGACCGTCAACGGACAGCAGGTCCAAATGGGCGCATGGGGCGGCTTTAAACTGATGGGCGTCAACCCGACCCAGAGCGAAGAAGCGCTCACGGCGTCCCACAAACTGGCCGCGTATCTGACCGGCGGCGACGTCCAGCTGGCGCGTTACGGCGTAAAGGGCTGGGGCCCGTCCAACAAGACCGCGCAGCAGGATCCGACGGTCCAGGCCGACCAGGCGCTTGCCGCGCTTCAGGCACAGCTGGCCTATTCACCCGCTCAGCCGCAGTGCAGCGCGAAATACTGGGATAAGATGGCCGCGTTCGGCACCGAAGTCAACGCCGGAACCTACAAGGCCTCCACCGACGCGCAGCTGCAGACGGTTCTCGACGAACTCGTCGCCTATCTGAAAGCAGACGTCGTCACGCAGTAA